The following proteins are co-located in the Heteronotia binoei isolate CCM8104 ecotype False Entrance Well chromosome 21, APGP_CSIRO_Hbin_v1, whole genome shotgun sequence genome:
- the RD3L gene encoding protein RD3-like, whose translation MPFFGWMKWPKNYSYKTGQFPGSEIVTKTLLRELKWHLKERERLVQEIESDHRVQKTSTDYNWLKSYQNPQITIPATEQKQLEVLCSQIQPCQTGIILSRFREVLAENDVLPWEIVYIFKQVLKEFLANLEKDAPQDKLDDAWNTNCSVNLTANEEGASDKEEIPTVSSYVDKHTQGMFPTFSHRIWNLPYYYPST comes from the exons ATGCCATTCTTTGGCTGGATGAAATGGCCAAAAAACTATTCTTATAAAACGGGACAATTCCCAGGCTCAGAAATTGTGACGAAGACTCTCTTGAGGGAACTGAAATGGCATCTGAAAGAGCGTGAGCGACTGGTACAAGAGATAGAAAGTGACCACAGAGTTCAGAAGACCAGCACGGATTACAACTGGCTGAAGAGCTACCAGAACCCTCAGATTACTATCCCGGCTACCGAACAAAAACAGCTTGAAGTTCTTTGCTCCCAAATCCAACCTTGCCAAACCGGAATCATTCTCAGCAG ATTTCGAGAAGTGTTGGCTGAAAATGATGTTTTACCTTGGGAAATCGTTTACATATTCAAGCAAGTTTTAAAGGAGTTCCTAGCCAATCTTGAGAAGGATGCTCCACAGGACAAACTGGATGACGCCTGGAATACAAACTGCTCTGTGAACTTGACAGCGAACGAAGAAGGCGCAAGCGACAAAGAAGAGATCCCGACCGTGTCCAGTTATGTTGACAAACACACTCAAGGCATGTTCCCGACTTTCTCCCACAGAATTTGGAACCTTCCCTATTACTATCCATCAACTTAA